One genomic region from Cydia amplana chromosome Z, ilCydAmpl1.1, whole genome shotgun sequence encodes:
- the LOC134660778 gene encoding flap endonuclease GEN, with translation MGIKGLWTVLTPFSEKKSLHEIRGEVLAVDLAGWVCDSQNVTEYHIQPKLYLRNLFFRTIYLLLADVEPIFVLDGDAPELKRDVMATRNAIQFRGAAPRTETVTNKQPDVRRKRFSNVLKECETLLKSMGVRCIKGKGEAEATCAQLNAQHLVDAVVSQDSDCFAYGARRVYRNFSVSSASGGGAMHGSIDCYDAEKMFQNNGFGRNKMVALALLCGCDYGLGACGSSITTVLSYLHTISDKDIISRLVSWVSDPEEYEEKSRWASAPGRCDRCGHVGRAHAKNGCPVCATHRGCEDKGHKLKVSAVKRELALRTRALSCGMPFPEPKIMKEFLDSTHGHLDVDTLKKPIPSLIQFVKLMSSKLDWSEKYSVQKFLPLLTKWHFQDDVAHKTIEPVKIKKKRNPKGVPSYEVQWTDIDGQYEALISDEQFEEDEDRTAPWTTTERQDLLRKYFPDLVEAYEESIKKPQKEKKSSRRRKNDVEEGEKPKRKYNRKVKKLNEKQIVNLTDSIRNCDLTNKTPGLNSSKLSVKVVKLKRKLKSCSNSKGQRTLNSFIASKKRCSKMLHSLRNSFKNMSLQDENNTNMFIDLQDDEKNKSKNLHNIFKCASESVHGSDLSDIVDDIVAKAPLVKTAKLGQNMVKLIFNKHSTPRKSIFRNSALTELNYNCSTPQRNSNSTSEINGNTNTSYFFDKFSEHRDAFELSLENHDFQHSISAEYEVCE, from the exons ATGGGAATAAAAGGACTTTGGACTGTATTAACCCCGTTCAGTGAAAAGAAATCTCTTCATGAG aTAAGAGGAGAGGTACTAGCTGTGGATTTGGCAGGATGGGTGTGTGACAGCCAAAATGTTACAGAGTACCATATTCAGCCAAAGTTATATTTAAG gAATTTGTTTTTCCGAACTATATACCTCCTCTTAGCTGATGTAGAGCCAATATTCGTACTGGACGGAGATGCACCAGAGCTTAAACGAGATGTGATGGCTACTCGTAATGCTATCCAATTCAGAGGAGCTGCTCCCAGAACTGAAACTGTAACTAACAAACAGCCTGACGTTAGAAGAAAAAGATTCAGTAATGTCCTCAAAGAG TGTGAAACACTTCTGAAGTCAATGGGAGTAAGATGCATAAAAGGAAAAGGAGAGGCTGAGGCTACTTGTGCACAGCTAAATGCTCAACAT CTGGTAGACGCTGTAGTATCCCAGGACTCGGATTGTTTCGCGTACGGCGCGCGACGCGTGTATCGCAACTTCAGCGTGTCGAGCGCGTCTGGCGGGGGCGCCATGCATGGCTCGATCGACTGTTATGACGCTGAGAAAATGTTTCAGAATAATG GTTTCGGCCGCAACAAAATGGTGGCTTTGGCTCTGTTATGTGGATGCGACTACGGCCTCGGTGCGTGTGGGTCCTCGATAACCACTGTATTGTCGTATCTTCATACTATTTCTGACAAGGATATAATATCCAG GTTAGTGTCATGGGTCAGTGACCCCGAGGAGTACGAGGAGAAGTCGCGCTGGGCGTCCGCTCCGGGCCGCTGCGACCGCTGCGGGCACGTGGGCCGCGCGCACGCCAAGAACGGGTGCCCTGTGTGCGCGACCCATCGCGGCTGTGAGGACAAGGGACACAA ATTGAAAGTGAGCGCCGTGAAACGAGAGCTGGCGCTGCGCACTCGGGCGCTTTCTTGCGGCATGCCGTTTCCAGAACCTAAAATTATGAAGGAGTTCCTAGATTCTACTCATGGACATTTAGACGTTGACACTCTGAAGAAACCTATCCCGAGcctgatacaatttgtg aaactTATGTCCTCAAAACTGGATTGGTCCGAAAAGTACAGCGTGCAAAAGTTTTTACCTCTTTTGACAAAATGGCATTTTCAAGACGACGTAGCCCACAAAACCATTGAACCAGTTAAAATcaagaaaaaacggaacccaaaAG GTGTGCCCAGTTACGAGGTCCAGTGGACCGATATAGACGGTCAGTACGAGGCCCTCATTTCGGACGAACAGTTTGAAG AAGATGAAGATAGAACTGCTCCGTGGACGACAACGGAACGCCAAGACTTATTACGGAAATACTTTCCGGACTTAGTGGAAGCATATGAAGAGTCCATTAAGAAGCCACAGAAGGAAAAGAAATCATCCCGTAGGAGGAAAAACGATGTCGAGGAAGGCGAAAAGCCTAAGAGAAAGTATAACAGAAAAGtgaaaaaattaaacgaaaagcAAATTGTTAATCTCACCGACTCCATAAGAAATTGTGATTTGACAAATAAAACGCCCGGATTGAATTCCAGTAAGCTATCTGTAAAGGTTGTTAAActgaaaagaaaattaaaaagttgtTCTAACAGTAAAGGACAAAGAACTCTTAATAGTTTTATTGCAAGTAAAAAAAGATGTTCCAAGATGTTGCATTCATTACGAAATAGCTTTAAAAATATGTCGCTACAGGATGAGAACAATACCAATATGTTTATTGATCTTCAAGACGatgagaaaaataaatcaaaaaatttgcacaatatttttaaatgtgcTAGTGAAAGTGTCCACGGGAGCGATTTGTCGGACATAGTCGACGACATAGTAGCCAAAGCTCCCCTCGTCAAGACCGCAAAGCTCGGCCAGAACATGGTTAAACTCATTTTCAATAAACATTCTACGCCGAGAAAGTCCATATTTAGAAATAGCGCTTTAACAGAATTAAACTATAATTGCTCAACGCCACAACGCAATTCCAATTCCACATCAGAAATAAACGGTAACACGAATACGAGTTATTTTTTCGACAAGTTCTCGGAACACCGTGACGCTTTTGAACTTTCTCTAGAAAATCACGACTTTCAACATTCGATTAGCGCGGAATacgaagtgtgtgaatga